The sequence CATCGACACCTTTTATGTGAACAACCAGACCATTGCTATGCAATTGATGGTCGTCAATTTCTACCGGCTTTACACCATGGCGCGTTTTCAGCCACCAAGGGGAGTACTGCAATATGCCATCTTCAGGTTCAGTGGAGGACTTAACCTTCACCCAACCTTTGACACCAAAAACGCCCGTGAGACGCCCAACCGAAATCAAGTTTGAACGTTTCATTGTCACCGACGTATAGGCCTGTGAGCTAGCTTATGCAGCTGCTGTGGCTTCTTTAAGTAACTTGGCAACACGATCAGAAATCTGTGCGCCTTGACCCGCCCAGTAATCTAAACGTTCGTTATCTATACGAAGACGTTCTTCTTGGCCACGAGCAAT is a genomic window of Teredinibacter purpureus containing:
- the rpsP gene encoding 30S ribosomal protein S16 gives rise to the protein MVSIRLARGGSKKRPFYHLTVADSRKARNGRYIERVGFFNPIARGQEERLRIDNERLDYWAGQGAQISDRVAKLLKEATAAA